A genomic segment from Deinococcus humi encodes:
- a CDS encoding ABC transporter permease — MTTTSSAPIAIEKRGSFQMFWTSPAMRKMRRNPLAIGGLIITLLFALLALFAPLVARPTGNCLRDLGMTSQNQVYNPLGAPFWQAVFAPPASCYKIERLSFAQEPVPPNSIPGATAPFGTVNGYNIFYGLVWGTRTALKMAFIIVGITLAVGVLIGAISGFYGGWIDNLIQRFIDVLFAMPGLVLTVVILTILRAKNPGGDPTWPIILAYSVAGWAGYARVIRGDVLKTRQLEYVDAARGLGARDLRMILKHVVPNSVTTVFTIAVLDLATVPLGIAALSFLGLGFEPGYSEWGQLVDFARAWLKPDYWYVLVFPAAFIILFSLAFNLFGDGLRDALDPKTR; from the coding sequence TCGGCTCCCATTGCCATCGAGAAACGCGGCTCCTTTCAGATGTTCTGGACCAGTCCGGCCATGCGGAAGATGCGGCGCAACCCACTGGCCATCGGCGGGCTGATCATCACCCTGCTATTCGCGTTGCTGGCGCTGTTCGCCCCCCTGGTGGCCAGACCCACCGGCAACTGCCTGCGCGATCTGGGCATGACCAGCCAGAATCAGGTGTACAACCCGCTGGGGGCACCCTTCTGGCAGGCTGTTTTTGCGCCGCCAGCCTCCTGTTACAAGATTGAACGGCTCAGCTTCGCGCAGGAACCCGTTCCCCCAAATTCGATCCCCGGTGCCACTGCGCCTTTCGGCACGGTGAACGGCTACAACATTTTCTACGGACTGGTCTGGGGAACGCGCACCGCGCTCAAGATGGCCTTCATCATCGTGGGCATCACGCTGGCTGTGGGCGTGCTGATCGGGGCCATCAGCGGCTTTTACGGCGGCTGGATCGACAACCTGATTCAGCGGTTCATTGACGTGCTGTTCGCCATGCCGGGGCTGGTGCTGACGGTGGTGATCCTGACCATCCTGCGGGCCAAGAATCCCGGGGGTGATCCCACCTGGCCGATTATCCTGGCGTATTCGGTGGCGGGCTGGGCTGGGTACGCCCGCGTGATTCGTGGGGACGTGCTTAAGACCCGGCAACTGGAATACGTAGACGCCGCCCGTGGCCTGGGTGCCCGCGACCTGCGGATGATCCTCAAACACGTTGTTCCCAATAGCGTGACCACCGTCTTCACCATTGCCGTGCTGGACCTGGCAACTGTGCCGCTGGGCATCGCCGCTCTGAGCTTCCTGGGCCTCGGCTTTGAGCCGGGGTACTCCGAATGGGGGCAACTGGTCGACTTTGCCCGCGCGTGGCTGAAGCCTGATTATTGGTATGTGCTGGTCTTTCCCGCCGCCTTCATCATTCTGTTCAGTCTGGCCTTCAACCTGTTCGGCGACGGTCTGCGCGACGCGCTGGATCCCAAGACGAGATAG
- a CDS encoding YcjF family protein yields the protein MLPPLVKQVLDNFNFDIDSDRSREDNVDEVIKSAALLSGAVAIEPIPFADILVITPVQAKMVLHIGKIYGFDITPERAREIVQELGVTVAYGVAARQVMRGLAKLALPVIGGIITAPAVYGWTFGLGRVAQSYFERKSLGLPDSRKEQVKVIQEAKQQSRKVLPSAQDFTDLASELRRRAEEKNKSQGGPNGPN from the coding sequence ATGTTGCCCCCGCTGGTCAAGCAGGTTCTCGACAACTTCAACTTCGACATCGACTCGGACCGGAGTCGCGAAGACAATGTCGATGAGGTCATCAAGAGCGCGGCGTTGTTGTCCGGCGCGGTGGCCATAGAGCCTATTCCCTTCGCGGACATTCTGGTAATCACGCCGGTGCAGGCCAAGATGGTGCTGCACATCGGCAAAATCTACGGCTTCGACATTACGCCCGAGCGGGCGCGTGAGATCGTGCAGGAACTAGGGGTCACGGTGGCCTACGGCGTGGCGGCGCGGCAGGTCATGCGCGGCCTGGCAAAACTGGCGCTGCCCGTGATTGGGGGCATCATCACCGCGCCCGCCGTGTACGGCTGGACCTTCGGGCTCGGCCGGGTGGCGCAGAGTTACTTCGAGCGCAAGAGCCTGGGACTGCCCGACAGCCGCAAGGAGCAGGTCAAAGTCATCCAGGAGGCCAAACAGCAGTCCCGCAAGGTTCTGCCCAGCGCTCAGGATTTCACGGACCTCGCCAGCGAACTGCGCCGCCGCGCCGAGGAGAAGAACAAGAGCCAGGGTGGACCGAACGGCCCCAACTGA
- a CDS encoding hotdog fold thioesterase, translating to MSDAKNQAAALTEEWSGQGTLVEHLGITFSEASGTRVVAQMPVESRVHQPFGLLHGGASVVLAESVASTGAYLNVKDRGMVAVGLEINANHLRGIASGTVTATGTPIFQGRTTEVWNVEIADERGKLICISRCTLAIIPRPQERQPG from the coding sequence ATGAGTGATGCAAAAAATCAGGCTGCCGCCCTGACTGAAGAGTGGAGCGGTCAGGGCACACTTGTGGAACACCTGGGCATCACATTCAGTGAGGCCAGCGGAACGCGGGTGGTGGCACAGATGCCGGTCGAAAGCCGCGTGCACCAGCCGTTCGGCCTGCTGCATGGGGGAGCAAGTGTGGTGCTGGCCGAAAGCGTGGCCAGCACGGGCGCGTACTTGAACGTCAAGGACCGGGGCATGGTGGCGGTGGGGCTGGAAATCAATGCCAACCACCTGCGCGGGATAGCTTCCGGAACGGTCACGGCCACGGGCACGCCCATCTTCCAGGGCCGGACCACCGAGGTGTGGAACGTCGAGATCGCCGACGAGCGCGGCAAGCTGATCTGCATCTCGCGCTGCACGCTGGCGATTATCCCAAGGCCGCAGGAGAGACAGCCGGGCTGA
- a CDS encoding PaaI family thioesterase encodes MTQTEHPSAHSGAPKRTRTYTWQDPLIGADAAPGLSGLDYLRGMARGDFPPPPIGQTLGFSIGSQEDVQKGRVVFRMRPEEFHYNPIGSVHGGVYATLLDSALGCAIHTMLPAGVGYTTLDLAVKYLRPLRMGMAEVRAEADVISVSRQIATASAQIVDQAGKVYATATTTCLVLRPTAPIPSALQQETNL; translated from the coding sequence ATGACCCAGACTGAACACCCTTCGGCCCACTCCGGTGCCCCCAAGCGCACCCGTACCTACACCTGGCAGGACCCGCTGATCGGCGCGGACGCGGCACCCGGCCTGAGTGGGCTGGATTACCTGCGCGGCATGGCCCGGGGCGATTTTCCTCCCCCACCTATTGGACAGACGCTGGGGTTCAGCATCGGCAGCCAGGAGGATGTGCAAAAAGGAAGGGTGGTCTTTCGGATGCGCCCCGAGGAATTCCATTACAACCCGATCGGCAGCGTCCACGGCGGCGTCTATGCCACCCTGCTGGACTCGGCGCTGGGCTGCGCGATCCACACCATGTTGCCCGCCGGGGTGGGCTACACCACCCTGGATCTGGCGGTGAAGTACCTACGTCCGCTGCGAATGGGTATGGCCGAGGTCCGCGCAGAGGCTGACGTGATCAGCGTGTCGCGTCAGATTGCCACCGCCAGCGCACAGATCGTCGATCAGGCAGGCAAGGTCTACGCCACGGCCACCACCACCTGCCTGGTGTTGCGTCCCACCGCACCCATACCCTCTGCCCTACAGCAGGAGACGAACCTATGA
- a CDS encoding VOC family protein: MTPSPILDLAGLTLEVNHLARGVRFYSQVLGLELIRHDEAVGVAEFTVNPHQTLTLWQPITRQNNDDRLASLRPRGASHLHYAWQIDPSDLEPSKGLLDAHGLEWQEINLGTEDRPDWTLYFFDPFGHGLELRGVNREDTRQPHFPPQPMARPAHALPVMGLREVALAFGDYSAMKKRLPGAYGFAFAKEQEDRDFAQFTLGPQSEPDGNGTPRRWLYAWDPQVGLADMLGGDHALVRFYADVNAVADLVAAAGLLSVQDEKGLAVRDPEGHVFEFVAG; this comes from the coding sequence ATGACCCCCTCTCCTATCCTTGATCTGGCGGGCTTGACGCTGGAAGTCAATCATCTGGCGCGCGGCGTGCGCTTTTACTCACAGGTTCTGGGCCTGGAACTGATCCGCCACGACGAGGCGGTGGGCGTGGCCGAATTCACGGTCAATCCGCACCAGACCCTGACGCTGTGGCAGCCGATCACACGGCAAAACAACGATGACCGCCTGGCTTCCCTGAGGCCACGTGGGGCATCACACCTCCACTACGCCTGGCAGATCGACCCCAGCGACCTGGAACCCAGCAAGGGACTGCTGGACGCTCACGGACTGGAATGGCAAGAAATCAACCTGGGCACGGAGGACCGGCCAGACTGGACGCTGTACTTCTTTGACCCGTTCGGGCACGGCCTGGAACTGCGCGGCGTGAACCGGGAGGATACGCGGCAACCGCACTTTCCGCCCCAGCCCATGGCGCGCCCCGCCCACGCCCTGCCGGTAATGGGACTGCGCGAGGTGGCCCTGGCCTTTGGCGATTACTCTGCCATGAAGAAGCGCCTACCGGGCGCCTACGGCTTCGCTTTCGCCAAGGAGCAGGAGGACCGTGACTTCGCCCAGTTCACGCTGGGTCCGCAGAGCGAGCCGGACGGCAACGGCACGCCGAGGAGATGGCTGTATGCCTGGGACCCGCAGGTGGGGCTGGCCGATATGCTGGGCGGCGACCACGCGCTGGTCCGCTTCTACGCCGACGTGAACGCGGTGGCCGATCTAGTGGCGGCGGCTGGGCTGCTGTCGGTGCAGGACGAAAAGGGGCTGGCGGTTCGTGATCCGGAAGGACACGTGTTTGAATTTGTTGCGGGCTGA
- the hemC gene encoding hydroxymethylbilane synthase → MRTVTVGTRGSTLALAQTHWVVARLKEEWPETDFRIQTIATKGDRNRASLISMAKEGDKGFWIKEIEDALLAKRIDIAVHSLKDLPTAQPEELEVASIPKRVDARDVLIGKEGMKRLSELPHGARVGTSSVRRKAFLKAFRPDLQVVGLRGNIDTRLAALASDEYDAIILAAAGLIRTEMRHRIDEFIEPDIMLPAPGQGALALETRADDDLTVEVAYAIHDHTTDDRITAEREFLAGLGAGCMAPVGAHATVKGGILTLEGWVAALDGSQVIRATTSGDVAECADLGAELAADTLGQGAQALVDAAHQQIA, encoded by the coding sequence ATGCGGACGGTGACGGTAGGAACGCGCGGCAGCACGCTGGCGCTGGCACAGACCCACTGGGTGGTGGCCCGGCTCAAAGAAGAGTGGCCTGAAACGGATTTCCGGATTCAGACCATCGCCACCAAAGGGGATCGCAACCGCGCCAGCCTGATCTCAATGGCCAAGGAGGGCGACAAGGGCTTCTGGATCAAGGAGATCGAGGACGCCCTGCTCGCCAAGCGCATTGATATTGCGGTGCATTCTCTCAAGGACCTGCCCACCGCACAGCCCGAGGAACTGGAAGTGGCCTCCATTCCCAAACGGGTGGATGCCCGCGACGTCCTGATCGGGAAGGAGGGCATGAAGCGTCTCTCGGAGCTGCCCCACGGCGCGCGCGTCGGCACCAGCAGCGTGCGCCGCAAGGCGTTCCTGAAAGCCTTCCGCCCGGACCTGCAAGTCGTGGGACTGCGCGGCAACATCGACACCCGGCTGGCGGCGCTGGCCTCTGACGAATATGACGCGATCATCCTGGCCGCCGCCGGCCTGATCCGCACCGAGATGCGCCACCGCATCGACGAGTTCATCGAGCCGGACATCATGCTGCCCGCCCCCGGTCAGGGCGCGCTGGCCCTGGAGACCCGCGCCGATGACGATCTGACGGTAGAGGTTGCCTACGCCATCCACGACCACACGACCGATGACCGCATCACCGCCGAACGTGAATTCCTTGCGGGGCTGGGCGCGGGGTGCATGGCTCCGGTGGGCGCACACGCCACGGTCAAGGGCGGCATTCTGACGCTGGAAGGCTGGGTTGCTGCGCTGGACGGCTCGCAGGTGATCCGCGCCACCACCAGCGGTGACGTGGCAGAGTGCGCTGACCTGGGTGCGGAGCTGGCCGCCGACACGCTGGGGCAGGGAGCGCAGGCGCTTGTGGACGCCGCACACCAGCAGATCGCCTGA